From Asterias rubens chromosome 3, eAstRub1.3, whole genome shotgun sequence, the proteins below share one genomic window:
- the LOC117288138 gene encoding FYVE and coiled-coil domain-containing protein 1-like isoform X2 — MAQPRSYPRIVQDITGCVNDLKKDSQDSQLPITDDSLALHKFCAKLEYLLQIDMKSRSGLLGGRRDYWDYFYKCMYKVKGLNDGLRFVKAMSEVKSSLGRGRAFIRYSLVHHRLGDSLQQCISNTKITSEWYNLSSVLLNAIHGATITTAVYDLNDIQFDLAPTGYDLDTAWPTFARKTLGAPSLYLWTPPSRTTSTSSINSQLSTSDSSYPNSPMTDSRPSPLGDQLVHLQKEFEDCELVNRQLRQRIDQLEKDNEDIHHMAQETEESMTALKQDSEKQNSDLQEQIISLEEKLNCKEAELLGMESKWKARVQEAEKTAADLHGRIEVLNKQHESREKMLIESEKGLRDNLAMAEISATELKQQANNYQLEFATRTASEQSAKEKMSDLENKLAAAEQRNLDMISRMNDIVLDKDKKVSSHFESASKVHELLARLEGAETEKLELKGVTEELIHKLQLIDTQRTAESESKQRSISEKEMEHPPEKESASGDEYPHQIKELENTNKKLISLNAEAAKKVGNLEAAIQKIASEKSALEKQGIEAQRTMSNLEESEWLLTEQIEELQKDIASTEKERDDLIEKVALLENRSMTEGKEREEDILTLMEENSRLMASMGLSEKELSFMKSACQQLIQSLEQYNTDSHSQLVECTDNPQMHIEPDPKLTATSHGHEDIGAQYTSLCLSLQSKISTVLAGKVSLVTHLQREVTDLKSHNAETLTQLKEKEEQDSMEVSNLRGTIKSLQGQLADAGLRSESQKEIETEKEKELLGYAEQMNILRQRVSDLKESVVQKSLELETTRQKLGQSKDQVESLKVALEKSQSEKAFLGTSISSTGKAFETLQAEHEQLQQETQDLQRYNEELHGESDSLKQVNRTMENMMEDSQRLQKENVSLEQVFEDRKQKMIKEHEDKVEFLTHQFNTIKDELDNVSAANAELDMQHQEMSVKLKEMQESCELMETERNEIKKTNDELNAEVSRVNESSQLIQSEKEEVAKKLEQLSSEMFQALEGNTTRMLRLENELHDAREERDNEKKRVSELEVEMTDTREKLSKAEQKCDEGTEQLSSLQCVMKQEISALKFQLSSEALEYQQNIQGYKDREADQQLLQQRLIELEENAESIQDTLDETRTQLQQQQQKAKEAVEALSEKEVERSVLQEAIQQMSKSMEELQLRNLNSEEELGMLKDSRQGNQTSLEAKLTELRTDNVDLKKQIIKLIRDKDTLWQWTDKLDYQRKMKASERWIDDNEVTHCMQCRIQFSMIVRRHHCRLCGRIFCTKCASCYVLTTHSSKKSRVCEQCFVVHQHASEVNQTLTTTLSTPDSDDEDEVSQGTPATSRSSISSNTHLQDALESTISTEGSSSIDGSISPIKVPIVTSGQAVKEEASLDHETATEDTVSTSILKTSTQEEGTDASEQDAKLIPSSKKVECAQVTASESSYHSETDQADNPVIVLDSPLPSRHNLHPSEKDDEPDFDVISEEEVVAARNEPCPFDSPLKVGHVAESSIIVTPTLYTTELEAGVNDDITIKAGQSHAIPIHLDAPGIVLCWEFASAPKTIAFSVTFQPGMELPASSDKTQVDELIPLCKCNSHRHAVQGELMARKAGIYTLLFDNSFSRFTQKTVKYSLQVKRPEAAY, encoded by the exons GTTGTGTCAATGATCTGAAGAAAGATTCCCAGGATTCTCAACTGCCAATCACAGACGATTCTTTAGCTCTGCATAAGTTCTGTGCTAAACTTGAATACCTTCTTCAGATAGACATGAAAA GTCGTTCCGGTTTGCTTGGGGGTCGTCGTGATTATTGGGACTACTTCTATAAATGCATGTATAAAGTCAAAGGATTGAATGATGGACTGAGATTTGTCAAAGCAATGTCGGAG GTCAAGTCATCTCTTGGGCGTGGTCGTGCTTTCATTCGTTACAGTTTAGTTCACCACAGACTTGGAGATAGTTTACAACAGTGCATCTCCAATACCAAGATAACCAG TGAGTGGTATAACCTGTCATCGGTCCTTCTGAATGCCATCCATGGAGCAACAATTACTACTGCTGTATATGACCTGAATGATATTCAGTTTGATCTGGCACCTACTGGATATGATCTGGACACTGCTTGGCCTACCTTTGCACGTAAGACTCTTGGTGCACCTAGTCTATACTTATGGACTCCTCCGAGTAGGACAACTAGTACCAGTAGCATCAATTCACAG CTTAGCACCAGTGACTCGTCATACCCTAATAGTCCAATGACTGACTCAAGACCTTCCCCTCTTGGAGATCAACTTGTTCATCTTCAGAAGGAATTTGAGGATTGTGAGCTTGTGAACAGACAGCTGAGGCAGAGAATAGACCAGCTGGAGAAAGACAATGAAGACATTCATCATATGGCACAAGAAACTGAGGAGTCTATGACTGCCCTAAAACAGGACTCGGAAAAGCAGAACTCAGACCTCCAGGAGCAGATCATTAGCCTGGAAGAAAAACTGAATTGTAAAGAAGCAGAACTGCTTGGGATGGAGAGTAAGTGGAAAGCACGAGTTCAGGAGGCTGAAAAAACCGCTGCTGATTTACATGGGCGCATTGAGGTGTTGAATAAACAGCATGAGAGCAGAGAAAAAATGCtgattgaatctgagaaagggcTAAGAGATAATCTAGCAATGGCTGAAATCTCTGCCACTGAGTTGAAACAACAGGCAAATAATTATCAGCTTGAATTTGCAACTAGGACTGCGTCAGAACAGAGTGCCAAAGAAAAGATGTCCGACCTGGAAAACAAGCTCGCTGCCGCAGAACAACGAAATCTGGACATGATTTCAAGAATGAATGATATTGTCCTTGATAAAGATAAGAAAGTGTCTAGCCACTTTGAATCAGCCAGTAAGGTCCATGAGCTTTTAGCAAGACTGGAAGGAGCGGAAACGGAGAAACTTGAACTGAAAGGAGTCACGGAGGAACTGATACATAAACTACAGCTCATTGACACTCAAAGAACTGCCGAAAGTGAATCAAAGCAGCGGTCTATTTCAGAAAAGGAAATGGAACATCCACCTGAAAAGGAATCAGCCAGTGGTGATGAATATCCGCATCAAATCAAAGAATTGGAAAATACTAATAAGAAACTTATTTCCCTTAATGCAGAAGCTGCTAAGAAAGTTGGGAATCTTGAAGCAGCCATACAGAAAATTGCATCGGAAAAAAGTGCTCTTGAGAAACAAGGTATTGAAGCACAAAGAACCATGTCCAATCTGGAGGAAAGTGAATGGTTATTAACAGAGCAAATTGAAGAATTACAAAAAGATATCGCATCTACTGAAAAGGAAAGAGATGACTTAATTGAAAAGGTGGCTTTGTTAGAAAACAGAAGCATGACGGAAGGAAAGGAAAGGGAAGAAGATATATTAACTTTAATGGAAGAGAATTCTAGACTGATGGCGTCAATGGGACTGTCCGAGAAGGAACTCTCGTTCATGAAATCTGCCTGCCAGCAGTTAATACAGAGTCTTGAGCAATATAACACAGACAGTCATTCGCAGTTAGTTGAGTGTACAGATAATCCTCAGATGCATATTGAACCTGATCCAAAACTAACTGCCACGTCTCATGGACATGAAGACATTGGTGCACAATATACATCTTTGTGTCTGTCACTTCAATCAAAAATCAGCACAGTACTTGCTGGAAAAGTCTCCTTAGTCACTCACTTACAGAGAGAAGTAACTGATTTAAAATCTCACAATGCCGAGACACTTACACAGCTCAAAGAGAAGGAAGAGCAGGATAGCATGGAAGTGTCTAATTTGCGAGGGACCATAAAGAGTCTCCAGGGCCAACTAGCTGACGCCGGCTTGCGGTCTGAATCACAGAAAGAGAtagaaacagaaaaagaaaaagaactaCTTGGATATGCAGAGCAGATGAACATACTCAGACAGCGAGTTTCTGATCTCAAAGAGAGTGTCGTCCAAAAATCCTTAGAATTGGAAACTACTCGGCAGAAGCTTGGTCAGTCCAAGGACCAAGTAGAATCTTTAAAAGTAGCTCTGGAAAAGAGTCAAAGCGAAAAGGCATTTTTAGGAACAAGTATCTCATCTACTGGCAAagcttttgaaactttgcaagctGAACATGAACAACTTCAACAGGAGACCCAAGACCTTCAGAGGTATAATGAAGAGTTACACGGAGAGTCAGATAGCTTAAAGCAGGTCAATAGAACTATGGAAAACATGATGGAAGACTCACAGAGGTTGCAAAAAGAAAACGTCTCCTTAGAACAGGTCTTCGAGGATcggaaacaaaaaatgatcaAAGAGCATGAAGATAAAGTTGAGTTTCTTACGCATCAGTTTAACACAATAAAGGACGAGCTGGACAATGTGAGTGCTGCCAATGCGGAACTGGACATGCAGCATCAAGAAATGTCAGTCAAACTCAAAGAAATGCAAGAAAGTTGTGAACTAATGGAAACAGAAAGGAATGAAATCAAGAAAACTAACGATGAGTTAAATGCAGAGGTCTCAAGAGTGAACGAATCGTCACAGCTTATTCAGTCCGAGAAGGAAGAGGTAGCAAAGAAGTTGGAGCAGCTTAGCTCTGAGATGTTTCAGGCATTGGAAGGGAACACTACAAGGATGCTGCGTCTTGAGAATGAACTTCATGATGCTAGAGAGGAAAGGGACAATGAGAAGAAACGAGTCAGTGAGCTTGAAGTAGAAATGACTGATACAAGGGAGAAGTTGAGCAAAGCTGAGCAAAA ATGCGATGAAGGCACAGAGCAGCTTAGTAGTCTTCAGTGTGTCATGAAACAAGAAATATCTGCCCTGAAGTTTCAACTGAGCTCCGAGGCTTTAGAGTACCAGCAGAACATACAG GGTTACAAGGATCGTGAGGCAGATCAACAGTTATTACAGCAGAGACTTATTGAGCTGGAGGAGAATGCAGAAAGTATTCAGGATACGTTAGATGAAACCAGAACACAGctacaacaacagcagcaaaag GCTAAGGAAGCTGTGGAAGCGTTGTCTGAGAAGGAGGTTGAGCGAAGTGTCCTTCAGGAAGCAATACAGCAG ATGTCCAAATCAATGGAAGAGCTTCAACTCAGAAACTTAAACAGTGAG GAGGAACTTGGAATGTTAAAGGATTCTCGACAGGGCAATCAAACATCGTTAGAAGCTAAGCTGACTGAACTTCGGACTGACAATGTGGACTTAAAAAAGCAGATTATTAAACTCATCAG AGATAAAGATACTTTGTGGCAGTGGACTGATAAATTGGATTATCAGCGAAAGATGAAGGCATCCGAGAGATGGATTGATGATAATGAg GTGACTCATTGTATGCAATGCCGTATACAGTTCTCCATGATTGTCAGACGTCATCACTGCAGACTGTGTGGTCGTATCTTCTGCACCAAGTGTGCTAGCTGCTATGTATTAACAACTCATAGTAG caaGAAGTCTCGTGTATGTGAACAGTGCTTTGTTGTACATCAGCATGCCTCTGAGGTAAACCAAACCTTGACTACAACATTATCAACACCAGATAGCGATGACGAGGATGAAGTATCTCAAGGTACACCAGCTACCAGTAGATCTTCTATTAGTTCCAATACACATCTCCAAGATGCATTGGAATCAACAATATCTACAGAAGGGTCGTCATCAATAGATGGTTCCATCTCTCCTATCAAGGTGCCCATAGTTACATCAGGGCAAGCTGTGAAGGAAGAGGCTTCTCTTGACCATGAGACTGCTACTGAAGACACTGTTTCTACATCCATCTTGAAGACATCTACCCAAGAGGAAGGCACGGATGCATCGGAGCAAGATGCCAAACTAATACCAAGTAGTAAGAAAGTAGAGTGTGCTCAAGTGACTGCAAGTGAATCAAG CTATCATTCAGAGACTGATCAAGCAGATAATCCAGTCATTGTACTAGACAGTCCTCTCCCATCTCGACACAACCTCCACCCCAGTGAAAAGGATGATGAACCTGACTTTGATGTGATCAGTGAGGAAGAGGTTGTAGCTGCAAGGAATGAGCCATGTCCATTTGATAGCCCATTGAAGGTTGGGCATGTAGCAGAGTCAAG CATAATTGTGACTCCTACACTATACACAACGGAACTGGAAGCAGGAGTTAATGATGACATCACTATTAAAGCTGGACAGAGTCATGCTATTCCTATTCATCTTGATGCACCAGGAATCGTTCTATGCTGGGAGTTTGCCTCAGCACCCAAG ACCATTGCCTTCAGTGTGACGTTCCAGCCAGGTATGGAGCTTCCAGCATCTAGCGATAAGACACAAGTTGATGAACTTATACCGCTGTGTAAATGTAACTCACATAGACATGCTGTGCAGGGAGAACTAATGGCTCGCAAAGCTGGCATCTATACATTACTCTTCGACAATAGCTTCTCCAG ATTCACTCAGAAAACGGTCAAGTACAGTCTTCAAGTGAAACGACCTGAAGCAGCGTACTAA